The following DNA comes from Rhodopseudomonas boonkerdii.
GGATGGATGTCTCGCGAACCTGGGGCACGCTGCTCGACGGTGAAAAGACTCAGGCCATCATCGTGGCGTCGTCGCTGACGAAAACGTTCTCGCCGGATCTGGCGAAGGCCAAGACGGATGAAACCGTCAGGCCCTTGAAATAGGGCAGGCTTTAAAACAGCCGTGGCAGGTCGGGGGTTGCGAAGACGAGCAGGGCGTCCCCCGCTCGTCCGCTTCTGGTGTCAGCTACGAGTAGCTGCAGAGGTGTCAGGTCTTAGCAACCGCAGCCACCGTGTCCGCCGCCGCCAAGAAGGCCGCCGAGCAGGCCACCACGGCCAAGCACTGCGCCAAGAACGCCACCCTTGCCCGTGACGACACTGGCATTGATCGCCAGACCGCCACGACCGCTGAGCAGACCGAGCACACCGCCCGACCCAGTCAGCACGTTCGCATTCACGCCGAGGCCTTTACCACCACCGCCGCCGGCAAAAGCCGGAGCACTGACCAAGGCAGTCGCCATGGCTGCGACGAAGAGCATTTTCTTCATGACGTTTCTCCTCTGTTGTGTGCCCGTTGTTGGACACGTCGGAGGATGCGTCGATCTATTTGTCGCTGCAACTGAAAGACATTCTTAATATTAAAGGTGGCGACTTTTACTTTCCGATTATTTGGGTTTCGGTAGATCTATACGTTGCCGTGCAGAAGTATACCTGTGTCGGCGCCAATATCGTTCGGAAAAGGCGTCAAGATCCCTCGTGGCGGTCGCGCCACGCCGGCAATGCGCCCGCAAAGGGGAGAGCAGTCGCCTCATAGACGCCGCGTGCAATGGCCCGTGCGATCACATTGCCGGCGAGCATGCCGAGCTCGGTAAGGCCCGCCAGCGGATCGATCTCCTTCTCGCCGGTCGCAGCCGCAAACACGATGTCGCCGTCGAGCGGCGCATGCACGGGATAGATCGCATGCGCAAATCCCGTCTGCGCCATGATCGCCAGCCGCTGCGCCTGCGCTTTGGTGAGGATCGCATCGGTGGCGACGACGGCGAGCGTGGTATTTTCAGCGGCCGTTGCACCCGGGCCGCCCTTGATGCGCATGGCGAGCATGTCGGGGGTGGCCGTTGCGGGCAGGCCGCGGCCGCCGAACTCGGCATTCATCTCGAAGGCTGCAGCCCAGAAATGCGCGCTGTCGCCCATGGTGACGCTGCCGACCGCATTCACGACAGCGAGCGCTGCGACACGCACGCCCGATGCGGTGACGGCGGAGGCCGAGCCGAGGCCGCCCTTCAGATTGGCGGTGGTGGCTCCCATGCCGGCGCCGACGCTGCCGAGGGCGAAGTTCTCGCCGGCATTGACGGCCGCTGCATAACCGAGATCGCGATAGGGCGGAAAGCGGCCCCAGTTCTTGTCGCCGCCGTTGAGGAGATCGAACAGCACGGCGCCGGGGGCGATTGGCACCAGCGCGCTGCCGACGGCAAAACCGCGGCCTTGCTCGGACAGCCAGGCCTGCACGCCGCCGCCGGCCTCGATGCCGAATGCGGAACCGCCCGAGAGCGCGAAGCCATGAATGACGTCCACCGTATTGACGGGATCGAGCAGGTTGCTGTCGCGCGTGCCGGGGCCGCCGCCGCGGATGTCGACGGAAGCGACCGCAGGTCTGTCGAACAGGATCGCAGTGACGCCGGAGGCAAGCCGGGAATCGTCGGCGTGACCGACGCGGATGCCGGCGATATCGGTGAGCAAGTTTTTCATCTGGTTCCTCACGGCAAATTTTATGCTGCGATGGCGATCACGCCCGATCACAACCGTATCAACTGCACAGTCCTTGATCTAACATGCTTGCATGTCGGCGTGCGCGCGGTGCATCTAGCCGCATGATCACGGATGTCACGATCCCCGCTGCGCTGATTGCCGGCATTGTCAGCTTCCTGTCACCTTGCGTGCTGCCGCTGGTGCCGCCTTATCTCATCTATCTCACCGGTGCGACCATCGAACATGTCGCGAATGATGAGCAGGAGGCGGTGTCCCGGCGCGCGGTGATGATCTCGGCGCTGATGTTCGTGCTCGGCTTCTCCACGGTGTTCACCATGCTCGGCGCCAGCGCCAGCCTGATCGGCAGCGTGATCCGCGCCTATGCGGCGCAGCTCTCCATCATCGCTGGCGTGCTGATCATCCTGATGGGACTGCATTTCCTCGGCCTCACGCGGATCCGTCTCCTGATGCGCGAGGGGCGCCTTGCGATGCCGAAACCGGTGGGCCTGTGGGGCGCCTATGTCATGGGCCTCGCTTTCGCGTTCGGCTGGACGCCGTGCATCGGCCCGATCCTGGCGGCAATCCTGTCGGTCGCAGCTGCGGAGGCGACGGTGACGAAGGGAGCCGGGTTGCTGGCGATCTATTCGCTTGGCCTCGGCATCCCGTTCCTGGTCGCTGCTTTCATGGTGGAGCGCTTCTCCAGCGTGTTCGGGCGGATGAAAAAGCATCTCGTCCACGTGGAGCGCGTGATGGGCGTACTGATGATCCTCACCGGCGTCGCGTTTCTCACAGGAGCGATCGCCAATATGAGCATCTGGCTGCTGGAGACGTTTCCCGCATTGCAGAATTTCGGGTGAGGGTGGTTAGAGCCTGAACCTCCGCCCTCATGGTGAGGAGGCGCCGCTTCGGCGCCGCCTCGAACCATGATTGGTGATCGCATCCATCCTTCGAGACGCGCGCCTAGGGGCGCGCTCCTCAGGATGAGGGCGGAGTGGGGGGTGCGAAGGGGCGCGGGGGCGTGAGCCCCTCAGCTTCCCTTACCCAGCTCCGCGTAATTCCCTTTTGCGTCCCACTTGTAGACGACGTAGTCGATCGCCTTGATGTCGCCCTTGGCGTCGAAGGCCATCTTGCCGAGCACGGTGTCCCATTCGCCGGCCTTGATGGTGTCCATCACCTTCTTCAGGTCGGTGGAGCCCGCCTTGGCGACAGCCTGCGACCACACCTGGAAAGCGGCATAAGTGTAGAGCGTGTAGCCTTCCGGATCGATGTTCTTGGCCTTGAACTTCTCAACGATGGCCTTGGCCGTCGGCTTGTTGCGCGGATCGGGGCCGAAGGTGAACAAGGTGCCTTCCGCGGCCGGGCCGGTGATCGAGGCGAATTCCTTGTCGTTCATGGCATCGCCGGCCATCAGCACGGTCTTGAGGCCCTGGTCGCGCATCTGGCGCAGGATCAGGCCGGCTTCCTGATGGTAGCCGCCGACATAGACGAGATCGATATTGTCGCGCTTCAAACGCGAGACGATGGAGTTAAAATCCTTGTCGCCCTTGTTGTAGCTCTCGAACATCTTTTCGGTGAAGCCAGCCTTGTTCAGCGCCTTCTTCGTCTCGTCGGCGAGACCCTTGCCGTAGGTGGTCTTGTCGTTGAGGATCGCGACGTTCTTGCCCTTGAAGTTCTTGGTGATGTAGTCGGCGGCGACAAGACCCTGCTGGTCGTCACGGCCGCAGACGCGCAGCACGTTGTTGAGCTTGCGCTCGGTGAACAGCGGATTGGTCGAGGCCGGAGTGATCTGCAGCACATTGCTGTCGGCATAGGCTTCAGAAGCCGGGATGGACGACGACGAGCAGAAATGCCCGGCGACGAACGGCACTTTCGAGGAGGCCAGCTTTTCGGCGACCGAGCGCGCCTGCTTGGGATCGCAAGCGTCGTCCTCGACCTTCAGCGCAAGTTTCTTGCCGAGCACGCCCCCGGCGGCATTGATGTCGGCTGCGGCCTGCTCGGCCCCGTTCTTCATCTGCCGGCCGAAGGCGGATTCGCCGCCGGTCATGGGACCGGCCACCGCGACATTGATGTCTTGCGCAAAGGCTGCCGACGACAGCAGCGATGCGGCGAAAGCCAGACCGATGAGCTTGATGGGTTTCATATGATCCTCGCGATGATCCGAAACAGGGCCGTGCGGCCGGGTGGACGACACGAGAGTGTCTGATGATTTCCGCATGAAGTCATCGGCAATTTTAGGGCGCCAACAGGGGCGGCTGCGTCACTTCGCCGCCGGCTTTCCATGGCGCGTTCTGACTGTCTCAGCCGGGCACGCATGTCACCCGTGCCGCCCGCCTTCGAGATAGGCAGACCTGATCTCTGGCGCCCTCAGCAGCTCGCTGCCTGTGCCCGACAGTGTGATCAGCCCGTTGACCATCACATAGCCGCGATGGGCCAGACGCAGCGCGTGGTTGGCGTTTTGCTCGACGATGAGCACGGTGAGGCCATCCTGCTTGTTGAGCACGCGGATGGCGTCGAAGATCTGCTTGGCGATCAACGGCGCGAGGCCGAGCGAAGGCTCGTCCAGCAGCAGCAGGCGCGGGCGGCTCATCAGCGCGCGGCCGATGGCCAGCATCTGCTGCTCACCGCCGGACAGCGTGCCGCCGCGTTGGGTCATGCGTTCCTTCAGGCGCGGAAACAGCGTCAGGACCTTGTCCAGGCTTTCGCTGCGCTCGGCCGGCGTCATCTCGTTGACGTCGGCGCCCATCCGCAGGTTTTCCGCAACGCTCATGCGCGGGAAGATGCGGCGGCCTTCCGGCGACTGTGCGATGCGCATGCGCGCGATCTCGTGGGTCGGCAGTCCGGTGATATCCGTGCCGTCATAGACCACGCTGCCAGCGCGGGCGCGCGGCTTGCCGAAGACGGTCATCATCAGCGTCGATTTGCCGGCGCCATTGGCGCCGATCAGCGCGACGATCTCGCCGTGCTGGATCGAGAGATCGACGCCCTTCAGCGCTTCGATCTTGCCATAGGAGGCGCGCAGGCCGGTGACGGAGAGCATGGGGGCGGTGGAGGTGGTCATGCCGTGACCTCCGTGCCCCGGACGCGACGCAATACGAAGTATTGCTTCGCAGATCCGGGGCCGCACGAAGCGCGGCGTGTGTGGCAGTCCCGGCTCTGCGGAGCAGCGTGTAGGACGCTGCACCGCGTCCGGGACAAGTGAAGAGCGTCACTCACGTCTCGCCCTCCATCACCGCAATCGCCTCCTCTTCATCGGCGCCGAGATAGGCGGCGATCACTTTCGGATCGTCGCGGATTTCTTGCGGCGTGCCGTGGGCGATCTTGACGCCGTAGTCGAGCACGTTGATGTGGTCGGAGATTTCCATCACCACCGACATGTCGTGCTCGATCAGCAGGATCGAGGTGCCGTGCTCGCCCCGGATACGCAGCAGGAGTTCGTTGAGTTCGCCGCTTTCCTTCGCATTCAGGCCGGCGGCAGGTTCGTCGAGGCAAAGCAGTGCAGGCTCGGTACACATCGCGCGCACGATTTCGAGGCGGCGCTGGTCGCCATAAGGGAGATTACCGGCAGCATCGTCGGCACGGCCGAGCAGGCCGATCCGGTCGAGCCAGTAGCGGGCGAGATCAATGGCCGCGCCCTCCGCCGCCCGGAACGACGGCACGCCGAACAGGCCGAGAAACGTATAGCCAGACGCGCGCATCAGCGCGTTGTGCTGGGCGACCATCAAATTTTCCAGCGCGGTCATGCCGGGAAACAGGCGGATGTTCTGGAAGGTGCGCGCGACTTTCGCCGCCTTGGAAATGCGGAAATCGTTCAGCGTCTCCAGCCGCCATTCCATATCCGTATGGCGCAGGCGGATCGTGCCGGAGGTGGGCTTGTAGAAGCCGGTGATACAGTTGAATACCGTGGTCTTGCCGGCGCCGTTGGGACCTATCAGCGCGGTAATCTTGCCGCGTTCGGCCGTCAAGGACAGGTCGTTGACGGCGACGATGCCGCCGAACCGCATGGTCAGGTTCTCGACGCTGAGAATGTCGTTGATCATCCCGCGCCCTCCTTCACGAATTCGGAGGAGATTGCCTGATTGCGTTCGAGATAGACGGTGGGCGCGCGGTGGCCGATCAGGCCGCGCGGGCGCCAGATC
Coding sequences within:
- a CDS encoding branched-chain amino acid ABC transporter substrate-binding protein; translated protein: MKPIKLIGLAFAASLLSSAAFAQDINVAVAGPMTGGESAFGRQMKNGAEQAAADINAAGGVLGKKLALKVEDDACDPKQARSVAEKLASSKVPFVAGHFCSSSSIPASEAYADSNVLQITPASTNPLFTERKLNNVLRVCGRDDQQGLVAADYITKNFKGKNVAILNDKTTYGKGLADETKKALNKAGFTEKMFESYNKGDKDFNSIVSRLKRDNIDLVYVGGYHQEAGLILRQMRDQGLKTVLMAGDAMNDKEFASITGPAAEGTLFTFGPDPRNKPTAKAIVEKFKAKNIDPEGYTLYTYAAFQVWSQAVAKAGSTDLKKVMDTIKAGEWDTVLGKMAFDAKGDIKAIDYVVYKWDAKGNYAELGKGS
- a CDS encoding P1 family peptidase; this encodes MKNLLTDIAGIRVGHADDSRLASGVTAILFDRPAVASVDIRGGGPGTRDSNLLDPVNTVDVIHGFALSGGSAFGIEAGGGVQAWLSEQGRGFAVGSALVPIAPGAVLFDLLNGGDKNWGRFPPYRDLGYAAAVNAGENFALGSVGAGMGATTANLKGGLGSASAVTASGVRVAALAVVNAVGSVTMGDSAHFWAAAFEMNAEFGGRGLPATATPDMLAMRIKGGPGATAAENTTLAVVATDAILTKAQAQRLAIMAQTGFAHAIYPVHAPLDGDIVFAAATGEKEIDPLAGLTELGMLAGNVIARAIARGVYEATALPFAGALPAWRDRHEGS
- a CDS encoding ABC transporter ATP-binding protein, with translation MTTSTAPMLSVTGLRASYGKIEALKGVDLSIQHGEIVALIGANGAGKSTLMMTVFGKPRARAGSVVYDGTDITGLPTHEIARMRIAQSPEGRRIFPRMSVAENLRMGADVNEMTPAERSESLDKVLTLFPRLKERMTQRGGTLSGGEQQMLAIGRALMSRPRLLLLDEPSLGLAPLIAKQIFDAIRVLNKQDGLTVLIVEQNANHALRLAHRGYVMVNGLITLSGTGSELLRAPEIRSAYLEGGRHG
- a CDS encoding ABC transporter ATP-binding protein, yielding MINDILSVENLTMRFGGIVAVNDLSLTAERGKITALIGPNGAGKTTVFNCITGFYKPTSGTIRLRHTDMEWRLETLNDFRISKAAKVARTFQNIRLFPGMTALENLMVAQHNALMRASGYTFLGLFGVPSFRAAEGAAIDLARYWLDRIGLLGRADDAAGNLPYGDQRRLEIVRAMCTEPALLCLDEPAAGLNAKESGELNELLLRIRGEHGTSILLIEHDMSVVMEISDHINVLDYGVKIAHGTPQEIRDDPKVIAAYLGADEEEAIAVMEGET
- a CDS encoding cytochrome c biogenesis CcdA family protein, translating into MITDVTIPAALIAGIVSFLSPCVLPLVPPYLIYLTGATIEHVANDEQEAVSRRAVMISALMFVLGFSTVFTMLGASASLIGSVIRAYAAQLSIIAGVLIILMGLHFLGLTRIRLLMREGRLAMPKPVGLWGAYVMGLAFAFGWTPCIGPILAAILSVAAAEATVTKGAGLLAIYSLGLGIPFLVAAFMVERFSSVFGRMKKHLVHVERVMGVLMILTGVAFLTGAIANMSIWLLETFPALQNFG